The Oncorhynchus tshawytscha isolate Ot180627B linkage group LG20, Otsh_v2.0, whole genome shotgun sequence genome has a window encoding:
- the lg20h5orf63 gene encoding glutaredoxin-like protein C5orf63 homolog, with amino-acid sequence MHLVLPRTLHRTKSSAHLLRRLFSQKYLPTLTLFTKDPCPLCDEAKEVLEPYKHRYIFLQVDITLPENKIWWDRYKYDIPVFHLNGQFLMMHRVSTSLLEKRLTEVDEEQQ; translated from the exons ATGCATTTGGTCTTGCCGAGGACTCTCCACAGGACAAAGAGTTCTGCTCATCTGCTTAGAAGACTCTTCTCCCAAAAGTACTTACCTACTTTAACGCTTTTTACCAAG GATCCATGCCCATTGTGTGATGAAGCAAAAGAAGTCCTTGAACCATACAAACACAGG TATATTTTTCTGCAGGTAGATATCACACTGCCGGAGAACAAAATTTGGTGGGACAGATACAAATACGACATCCCAGTCTTCCATCTGAATGGACAGTTTCTAATGATGCACCGAGTTAGCACTTCACTCCTGGAGAAACGGTTGACTGAAGTGGATGAAGAACAACAATAA